ATGAAGTTCATCCTATATTGAaagttaaatgtttattttttatgctatCCACAGGCCATAATGCTGTTTCATGCAGTGTAAAAAAGTAAAGCATGTACTATTATGTATATGAGTTACTAAGCATTGTATAATTTTTCAATTTGCAAAgatcttagaggagttccctggtggtctcgtgttggggatccagcattttcactgctgtggtgcagaaacttctatatgctagggacacagaaaaaaaaaaaaaaagaaaagaaagatcttaGAGGTACAATCACTCACTCATGATAGAAATCTTTTCCTCAGCCTTTATGACCAAATAACCCAACATACTATAGAAGCCAGGCTGATTTCACAGGCTTGTGACTTAAACTTAGAGGAGCCCTGTGCTTGGCTTAATGTTCTGCTGTCCCTGTCTTGAagtttttaaggctacacctgcagcatatggaagttcccaggctaggggtctaatcggagctgtagccagtgaccgccaccacagccacaacaatgtgggatgagagccatgtccgtgacctgcaccacagctcatggcaacaccagattcttaatccactaagcaaggccagggatcaaattcacatcttcatggatcctagtaggttcattaccactgagccacaatggcaactctgaagtttttaataatttttaaacaaaaatattttcagtttgcaTTCGGTCCTGCAGATTATGTAACCAGTTCTGTGtagattaattttaatattaaggtTTTTTATAATTGGTTTTTTGCTATATTTGAAACTTGCATTAATCCAATGCTTTTGCCAGAGAGTTACTTTTAAGCAAAACTAACTTTATAAAAGTGAGTGGGGAGTtcatatcatggctcagtggtaacgaaccggactaaaatccatgaggatgtgggtccgatccctagcctccctcagtgggttaaggatccaacattgctgtgagctgtggtgtaggttgcagatgtggctcagatcacgtgttgctgtgggctgtggtgtaggccggcagtggcagctccaatttgacccctagcctgggaacttccatatgcttcaggtgtggccctaaaaagacaaaaaggaaaaaaaaacgaGAATGAACCAAACTTCCAgtcaaaaggtaaataaatactaATGATGTAATGCACAACAGAATGACTgtagttaacactgctgtatcgtacatttgaaaattactaagagttctcatcaccaggaaaattttttttctttttttgtatctataaTGAGATGATGGGTCTTAACTAaatttactgtggtaatcatttcataatacatGTAAGTTAAATCATTACGATGTAcacttaaacttacacagtgctgcatgccaattgtatctcaatacaacggaaaaattaactctaaatagGCACTTTAAAAAAAGTGAGTGTTTGTCTATTCAAATACGTGATAGACAATATGCAAATATCCAGGTATGAGGATGGACCTTGcaacccaaatattcatcaaGACATAGGGATTAAATATATTATGGTGTATCCACATAATATAGAATAGTACTTAGACACATACATCTTAATCCTAGTTGAACATTAGACTCACTTTAGgaggttgaaaaaaaattgtctaggCCTCCCTCCTGCTGAGATGCTGATTAATTGGTCTAGGTGTGTTAGGTGTGTTTTCAGCCttggtgtatttttgtttttgttttaagttccCCAAGTAAATCTAATATGCAGGCTGGATTGAGGATCACTGATGTCAGTCTTGAAAAGAATGAAGTGGATATAAATGTATTACCATGGAAAATTGTCCACAATATATggttcagttttttaaatgctgattatAAGGCATTTATAGTATTCTAATTATGATTTCAtctgtgtaaaatatttttaatatgcagTACACGTTTTTGGAAGGGCAAACTGTAACTGGTATGGAGTTCAGGGTGAGACTCCTGAAGACTTTCTGTGCTTCTGTACTTAACTTTTTACACCAAAAGGAAGATTACAAAAAATCAGACTCCAGTATTTTTAGAATCAGCAAaaacttcatatatttattttcattaaaaaaaatccatggtgaGTCTTTAATTTATATCTTCCAGCTATTTATAATATGAATGTTTACAATTTGtaaactctttaaaatttttgagtttaTACTTTAGTATAGAAAAATGTCATAAGCATTTGTCTCCTTTGAATTAGTTGACgtcatccccattttagagataagaaaacaaagactTGAGCCACTAGATCCTGCTCTTAGAACGGAGACCCCAACCCACATCTGATTCCAAGTCGAATACTCCTTATACTCTATTACACTACCTGCTCAATAGCTTACTCTACACAGCATTGCTGCAGACAGGGGTCACTATACACAAGGAAACATAAATTGACTAAATAACCTTCCAGGCACATTCAAAGCAGAAATAATTATAGCTTAACAACTTCCAAGAAATGCCTCTTGGGCCTTTTTATGCCTACTTATTGGAGGCAGAGGGGCTGCAATGCTTTCCTTGACCTTGTGGTTTCCCAGAATGAAGGAATGACATACTTaagaagtttggaaaaaaaaaaaaaattaagagaggagtttcccctgtggtacagcaggttaagaacccatctgtAGCAGTTTGTGTCGCTGTggaggggcaggttcaatccctggccctgtgcattgggttaaaggagcttaggttgtggctgcagtgtaggttgaagcagcagctcggattcaatccctggcctgggaaattccatatgctgagggtgcagccattaaaaaataatgaaaataaaaataatttttaaagagagagaaaaaagtttagaaataagTATTCTAATTATGATATATTTCCTATCTCTCATCCAATCATCAGCAAATGCTTTCCCTTCAACTATTTCCAATCTGAACTTTTTACCCCTCCTCCTCTACCTCTTTGGTCCAggctactcttttctttttttgtctttttagagctgcacctgtggcatatggaggttcccaggctagggatctaatcggagctatagctgctggcctatgccacagccatagcaatgccagatcggagccctgtctgcgacccacatcacagctcacagcaacactggatccttaacagcccactgagcaaggccagggattgaacctgaatcttcatggatcctagtcgggttcgctaactgctgagccacgtcgggaattCCTCCTATTTACATTTTTCAGCAATTTTTGCTTCTACCTTCTAGAAAcatagagggaaaattattttataataattgttACAATCCCACCCAGGCTTTTAATATGGTTTTTACAGGTGAAAATACTTTCCTTACTGcaagtgctcaacaaatgttgATCATTATTATGAGGGACCTGGCATGTGGGCTACCATGCTTAAATGATAGGTAAAGCTAACACTCAAGGGAATCCCAAAGGGATCCCACCAAGGTCCTCTCTGCGCAGAGGAAGCAGCTTGGGATGAGGCGCAAGTCAGAGAGCAGCGCTAGGTTTTGCTTAGGAGTCCTGAGCTGAAGGTGGTTCTGAAAATCTAATTAAACCTGTTCTGAAGTCTTCAGCACCACCTCACCCtacccacctcccacccacagCAGTAAAAACACACCTTACACTTTTGAAGGCTAGGCTTATTCTCTCAAACACATGATTTATTGTTCAAATTGAATGTTATAGGCGTGACTTTGTGATTTTCTGATCCTCTCCTTCCACTTCTACTGTTGAATAATAAAAGATTAAGCTAAATTGTTACATTTTTCCTAAAacaggcaggtttttttttcttttttcctgtccaTAATCATGGCACTCATATTTTTGATTCAGGTGATGGTTTCATTCCATGTAGGgcgggatggggagggagagaaaaaaaatcccatgaggAGATGATGCAAGAGGATGAACTTGCTTATTAGAATAacctatttttcccattttatcttatAGGCCAGTCTCATCACACAGAGCCGGTTCAGAGGATGCTAATATAAGCCTTGCCCACCTCTCTCAGCCCATCTTTCTTACTCAGACAGTTTCCAAGCAGCTCCCTGATGGAGACACACTCTTCCGTTTCCAGGATGAATCGGGCCACGGCTGTCCCTCCTGGCAGATGGCCGCTTGCTATCTCATGTTTGACACTGTCTAGGACAACACCTCTGATGTCCTTAGGGTTCCCTGGCACCCCAAAGATGATAAACAGGCCCAGACAATCCTCTCCTATCAAGCTGCAGAATTCTTCCAGCTTATCAAACCTACTTGTCTTGCTGGAAGGCTCTTCTGCCCTGGCCTCTGGAGTGGAGAGGTCACAAGGCTTAGATTCCAGAGGAAGAGATGACATTTGCAGAGTCTGTACTGCCAGCTGAAGCCTTATCTGTTTATCGGGTCCCCAAAAGGTCCAAATCCAGTCTGCTCCAAACAGTAAGGCTTGGTGTTTGGTCATCTTGGTGGTGGTGAGCCACTTGTCAACTCCTTTTTCTTGGCAGAAAGTGACGAAGTAGATTAAAAAGATCTCATTGAGAGTGTTGGGAGCTGGGCAGAGATGGCTCAGAGTGTCTTCAAATCCAAGATATTCCTTCAGTTTCTGAGCGGCATGGACCATAGCCCCACTGACCACCTCGCTGATGCTGATAACCTCTTCACTGTCCTGTAGAGCCAACTGCTGTGATGGTTTTTGCCCCATTTTCCCTGCACCCACTCAACGTGACTTCAGAATATCAAACATGTCAACTGTTCTTTCTCGGAGTAAGAGTTCTGTGGGGAAGTCACATCTGTTACCATGGTCCCAGTGTTCTAATTCTATAGGTaagcatatatacacacagctaAATAAACATGTGAGGTCTTCCTATTTGCCAACTGGGTGTGTTGTATGCATACAGATTCATATTAAATTAGAGATATTAACTTTCACACAGAAAAACATCCGGTTTCTAGTTATAGTCACTCTACTTTTCCTATTGGGTAATCTCttccaacatatttttttttttcaaatcttagtTTCATGAAAAATAGCATTTCGTCAATATGACCTGGGGATTTTGTAACATACacatacaactatatatataaatggttGTAGTTGTATATggattcatatacatatattgccAAGCCTGACACACTTACAGGGCAATGACAATCTTGTAAGAATGAGTACAGTGAGTGCCAAGACATCCAAATGATGTCTCCATTACAAAGAACCAGGGCTTTTTAGAGAACAAATTGTTCTTAGGACTAGGCGGGGAAAGTAAGAGCTAAGATTTGAATGCCATATTgtacttgaaattaacacaatgctCAATGAATGTTGGGGACAGGTAAAGCACACAGGAGTCAGTTTGAGTGGAATGATTTTGGCATTGAAGTAAataacaataaatgaaaaaaataacattcagtTCTTTATAGAACCATACATACATAACTCAGTTCTTTCTACAACTAACTTCTTCCAATTTGTAGGCAAgtcatttccttttgcttttccaatATCCCTCTGCTGTGATTCCTCACCCACTAGTTCAGCTGCCTGTGTTTCCTTTCACATAAAAGTTTCTTAAGCGAAGCCCTCAAATTTGTCTATTGATACACGCTATAAACTCCACTCACACAAGTTAATGGGATTTTGTGAATTGTAAAGAGTTTGCGTTACTCTTTATGTCAGAAATAAAGCCAAATGGTTattcagagcaaaggaaaatcaagaaacagacaataaaaatatGAGGCAATTATCAattgactttatttcttttcatatggTAATACCAACAGTgtataatattttgtaaataaaatatatatcatccAAAAAAATTTAACCTTATCACATATCATCAGTGATGTTACATTGTCCTGAATAAAGAATATTTGGCATCTATAATAGTCTCCTGGTATTTTTAACCAGGTTGAAcgacaaattgttttccaaatggTGACATATATTCACATGagaataaaacacaaatacaGCAAGAGTCCAATACAGTTACCAAATAATGAATTGTAGGGAGCAAAAGATTATTATTAGCATCCAATCATTTTAGTTATGAATAAATAGTAATTTAGTATCACAGGTTCCTTGATGAAAAGCTTGGTAACTTGCTAACTTGAAAGCGTATACCACTGACATTCAAAAATAGTTTATTAAGCAAGTCCACTGGCATATACTGAACTGTCCACCCCATGCCAATTTGGGAAAACCTGTCGTTACCACCATTTGCTATCACGAGTAATGACGTAGTactgaataaaaaatagaatattttttctaatacca
Above is a window of Sus scrofa isolate TJ Tabasco breed Duroc chromosome 5, Sscrofa11.1, whole genome shotgun sequence DNA encoding:
- the REP15 gene encoding rab15 effector protein, with translation MGQKPSQQLALQDSEEVISISEVVSGAMVHAAQKLKEYLGFEDTLSHLCPAPNTLNEIFLIYFVTFCQEKGVDKWLTTTKMTKHQALLFGADWIWTFWGPDKQIRLQLAVQTLQMSSLPLESKPCDLSTPEARAEEPSSKTSRFDKLEEFCSLIGEDCLGLFIIFGVPGNPKDIRGVVLDSVKHEIASGHLPGGTAVARFILETEECVSIRELLGNCLSKKDGLREVGKAYISIL